Proteins encoded by one window of Arachis hypogaea cultivar Tifrunner chromosome 1, arahy.Tifrunner.gnm2.J5K5, whole genome shotgun sequence:
- the LOC112695819 gene encoding alpha-mannosidase I MNS5 isoform X5, with product MGNNTEFEKAVLWLSENLKFDVDARINLFECNIRVLGGLVSAHLLASDSSKKLFQGTYNNQLLFLAEDLGKRFLPAFDTPTGLPYAWINLKYGVMENETTETSTSGCGSLILEMGALSKVTGDPRYESAALRALRKLWSMQSSLRLFGTTLDVETGEWIEFSSGIGAGVDSFYEYLLKAHILFGKEDFWRMFNSAYVAVQKYFRHGPWYHEADMRTGKATYWQLTSLQAFWPGLQVLIGDITAANSSHREFFHVWKRFGVLPERYLLDHRMIHPTEKYYPLRPELAESTFYLYQATKDPWYIEVGETIVNSLNLYTKVEGGFASVKDVTTMQLEDHQHSFFLAETCKYLYLLFDDSFVHETNYVFTTEGHPLPVLNAWHEKLPETYIPTNWTFMKRQPAASRISSMSLQVCPAITLKSGQHIESACHIPDARSDYRCLTDEDCGVDSTTCTRRSCSMAGYCGLWIF from the exons ATGGGAAACAATACTGAATTTGAGAAGGCAGTGCTCTGGCTTTCCGAAAATCTAAAATTTGACGTTGACGCACGCATAAATCTTTTTGAG TGCAACATAAGAGTTCTAGGAGGACTTGTCTCTGCTCATTTACTTGCATCTGATTCTTCAAAGAAGTTGTTTCAAGGGACTTACAATAATCAGCTCCTATTTCTGGCTGAAGATTTAGGGAAACGCTTTCTACCGGCATTCGATACGCCCACTGGATTGCCATATGCGTGGATTAACTTAAAG TATGGAGTAATGGAGAATGAGACTACAGAAACAAGCACTTCAGGATGTG GTTCACTGATTCTTGAAATGGGTGCTTTATCAAAAGTGACCGGTGACCCTAGGTATGAATCTGCAGCTTTGCGAGCCCTTCGTAAGCTATGGAGCATGCAGAGTTCATTACGTTTATTTGGAACCACATTAGATGTGGAAACTGGGGAATGGATTGAATTTTCATCAGGTATTGGAGCAG GGGTTGATTCCTTTTATGAGTATCTACTTAAAGCTCATATCCTATTCGGGAAGGAGGACTTTTGGAGAATGTTTAATTCTGCTTATGTTGCTGTGCAGAAATATTTCAGACATGGTCCTTG GTATCATGAAGCTGATATGAGAACAGGAAAAGCAACTTACTGGCAGCTTACAAGTCTTCAAGCATTTTGGCCTGGTCTACAG GTTCTTATTGGGGATATCACAGCCGCCAATTCATCTCACCGTGAGTTCTTCCATGTGTGGAAGAGATTTGGTGTGCTACCTGAGCG GTATTTGCTGGACCACCGGATGATTCACCCTACTGAAAAATATTATCCGTTACGTCCTGAACTCGCCGAGTCAACATTCTATTTATATCAAGCAACTAAAG ATCCATGGTATATTGAAGTGGGTGAAACAATAGTTAATTCCCTTAATCTATACACCAAAGTAGAAGGTGGTTTTGCAAGCGTCAAGGATGTGACAACTATGCAGTTGGAAGATCATCAACATAGTTTTTTTCTTGCTGAAAC GTGCAAATATTTATATCTCCTATTTGATGATTCGTTTGTACATGAGACTAACTATGTATTTACCACCGAAGGGCATCCCCTTCCTGTACTAAACGCATGGCATGAGAAGCTTCCAGAAACTTATATTCCTACTAATTGGACTTTCATGAag AGACAACCAGCAGCGAGTCGAATCAGTTCAATGTCTTTGCAAGTTTGCCCTGCCATCACATTGAAATCAGGCCAACACATTGAGAGTGCATGCCACATCCCTGATGCGCGTAGTGATTATAGATGTTTGACTGACGAAGATTGTGGAGTCGATTCCACGACATGTACACGAAGATCTTGTAGCATGGCTGGTTATTGTGGATTATGGATCTTTTAA
- the LOC112745195 gene encoding uncharacterized protein, giving the protein MHDYSMFDKVFWTFPTCVEAFKHCKPFVSVDGTHLFGKYGGVLLIAVAQDGNSNILTLAFPIVGSETMESWSFFLINLRQQVTPQEGMLIVSDRSQTIKAALRTDDSGWQSPRAFHAYCIWHIVTNFMSRFKYAEEKRYLINTAYSPSKVGYEWYMDALRGLSQEMVDWASRFNKEIWLQQCDGGNWFGHMTTNLSECMNVMLNSTRYLPISAIV; this is encoded by the coding sequence ATGCATGATTACAGCATGTTTGATAAGGTATTTTGGACCTTCCCTACCTGTGTGGAGGCTTTCAAACATTGCAAGCCATTTGTCTCCGTTGATGGCACGCATCTGTTTGGGAAATATGGTGGTGTCTTGCTTATTGCAGTGGCACAAGACGGTAACAGCAACATCCTTACTCTAGCCTTTCCAATTGTTGGGTCTGAGACCATGGAGTCTTGGTCTTTCTTCCTAATCAATTTGAGGCAACAAGTGACCCCACAGGAAGGCATGTTGATTGTTTCTGATAGATCCCAAACGATCAAGGCTGCACTGAGAACTGACGATAGTGGGTGGCAGTCTCCTAGAGCATTTCATGCTTATTGTATTTGGCACATCGTGACAAACTTTATGTCTCGTTTCAAGTATGCCGAGGAAAAGCGGTATCTCATAAATACAGCTTATAGTCCAAGTAAGGTTGGGTACGAGTGGTACATGGATGCATTGAGGGGTTTGTCACAAGAGATGGTGGACTGGGCTAGTAGGTTTAACAAAGAGATCTGGCTACAACAATGCGACGGAGGTAACTGGTTTGGGCACATGACGACGAACCTCTCCGAGTGCATGAATGTTATGCTTAATAGTACACGCTATTTACCGATTTCAGCCATCGTGTGA
- the LOC112695819 gene encoding alpha-mannosidase I MNS5 isoform X2 yields the protein MFHRDHSPCLFLLLLLLSTFCISHSQQSTWASKKMRMREKVRTMFYHAYDNYMTYAFPHDELKPLSKTYTDSLSELGNLKLEHLPQDYNGSALTLIESLSSLVIMGNNTEFEKAVLWLSENLKFDVDARINLFECNIRVLGGLVSAHLLASDSSKKLFQGTYNNQLLFLAEDLGKRFLPAFDTPTGLPYAWINLKYGVMENETTETSTSGCGSLILEMGALSKVTGDPRYESAALRALRKLWSMQSSLRLFGTTLDVETGEWIEFSSGIGAGVDSFYEYLLKAHILFGKEDFWRMFNSAYVAVQKYFRHGPWYHEADMRTGKATYWQLTSLQAFWPGLQVLIGDITAANSSHREFFHVWKRFGVLPERYLLDHRMIHPTEKYYPLRPELAESTFYLYQATKDPWYIEVGETIVNSLNLYTKVEGGFASVKDVTTMQLEDHQHSFFLAETCKYLYLLFDDSFVHETNYVFTTEGHPLPVLNAWHEKLPETYIPTNWTFMKRQPAASRISSMSLQVCPAITLKSGQHIESACHIPDARSDYRCLTDEDCGVDSTTCTRRSCSMAGYCGLWIF from the exons ATGTTTCACCGCGATCACTCCCcatgcctcttcctcctcctccttctactCTCCACTTTCTGCATCTCCCACTCACAACAATCCACTTGGGCTTCCAAGAAAATGCGCATGAGAGAGAAAGTTCGCACCAT GTTTTACCATGCCTATGACAACTATATGACTTATGCATTTCCG CATGATGAGCTAAAGCCACTCTCCAAAACGTACACTGACTCCTTAAGTGAGCTAGGAAATTTGAAG CTTGAACATTTACCTCAAGACTACAATGGATCTGCCCTTACACTTATCGAATCGCTGTCAAG CCTTGTTATTATGGGAAACAATACTGAATTTGAGAAGGCAGTGCTCTGGCTTTCCGAAAATCTAAAATTTGACGTTGACGCACGCATAAATCTTTTTGAG TGCAACATAAGAGTTCTAGGAGGACTTGTCTCTGCTCATTTACTTGCATCTGATTCTTCAAAGAAGTTGTTTCAAGGGACTTACAATAATCAGCTCCTATTTCTGGCTGAAGATTTAGGGAAACGCTTTCTACCGGCATTCGATACGCCCACTGGATTGCCATATGCGTGGATTAACTTAAAG TATGGAGTAATGGAGAATGAGACTACAGAAACAAGCACTTCAGGATGTG GTTCACTGATTCTTGAAATGGGTGCTTTATCAAAAGTGACCGGTGACCCTAGGTATGAATCTGCAGCTTTGCGAGCCCTTCGTAAGCTATGGAGCATGCAGAGTTCATTACGTTTATTTGGAACCACATTAGATGTGGAAACTGGGGAATGGATTGAATTTTCATCAGGTATTGGAGCAG GGGTTGATTCCTTTTATGAGTATCTACTTAAAGCTCATATCCTATTCGGGAAGGAGGACTTTTGGAGAATGTTTAATTCTGCTTATGTTGCTGTGCAGAAATATTTCAGACATGGTCCTTG GTATCATGAAGCTGATATGAGAACAGGAAAAGCAACTTACTGGCAGCTTACAAGTCTTCAAGCATTTTGGCCTGGTCTACAG GTTCTTATTGGGGATATCACAGCCGCCAATTCATCTCACCGTGAGTTCTTCCATGTGTGGAAGAGATTTGGTGTGCTACCTGAGCG GTATTTGCTGGACCACCGGATGATTCACCCTACTGAAAAATATTATCCGTTACGTCCTGAACTCGCCGAGTCAACATTCTATTTATATCAAGCAACTAAAG ATCCATGGTATATTGAAGTGGGTGAAACAATAGTTAATTCCCTTAATCTATACACCAAAGTAGAAGGTGGTTTTGCAAGCGTCAAGGATGTGACAACTATGCAGTTGGAAGATCATCAACATAGTTTTTTTCTTGCTGAAAC GTGCAAATATTTATATCTCCTATTTGATGATTCGTTTGTACATGAGACTAACTATGTATTTACCACCGAAGGGCATCCCCTTCCTGTACTAAACGCATGGCATGAGAAGCTTCCAGAAACTTATATTCCTACTAATTGGACTTTCATGAag AGACAACCAGCAGCGAGTCGAATCAGTTCAATGTCTTTGCAAGTTTGCCCTGCCATCACATTGAAATCAGGCCAACACATTGAGAGTGCATGCCACATCCCTGATGCGCGTAGTGATTATAGATGTTTGACTGACGAAGATTGTGGAGTCGATTCCACGACATGTACACGAAGATCTTGTAGCATGGCTGGTTATTGTGGATTATGGATCTTTTAA
- the LOC112695819 gene encoding alpha-mannosidase I MNS5 isoform X1 — protein MPLPPPPSTLHFLHLPLTTIHLGFQENAHERESSHHHDELKPLSKTYTDSLSELGNLKLEHLPQDYNGSALTLIESLSSLVIMGNNTEFEKAVLWLSENLKFDVDARINLFECNIRVLGGLVSAHLLASDSSKKLFQGTYNNQLLFLAEDLGKRFLPAFDTPTGLPYAWINLKYGVMENETTETSTSGCGSLILEMGALSKVTGDPRYESAALRALRKLWSMQSSLRLFGTTLDVETGEWIEFSSGIGAGVDSFYEYLLKAHILFGKEDFWRMFNSAYVAVQKYFRHGPWYHEADMRTGKATYWQLTSLQAFWPGLQVLIGDITAANSSHREFFHVWKRFGVLPERYLLDHRMIHPTEKYYPLRPELAESTFYLYQATKDPWYIEVGETIVNSLNLYTKVEGGFASVKDVTTMQLEDHQHSFFLAETCKYLYLLFDDSFVHETNYVFTTEGHPLPVLNAWHEKLPETYIPTNWTFMKRQPAASRISSMSLQVCPAITLKSGQHIESACHIPDARSDYRCLTDEDCGVDSTTCTRRSCSMAGYCGLWIF, from the exons atgcctcttcctcctcctccttctactCTCCACTTTCTGCATCTCCCACTCACAACAATCCACTTGGGCTTCCAAGAAAATGCGCATGAGAGAGAAAGTTCGCACCAT CATGATGAGCTAAAGCCACTCTCCAAAACGTACACTGACTCCTTAAGTGAGCTAGGAAATTTGAAG CTTGAACATTTACCTCAAGACTACAATGGATCTGCCCTTACACTTATCGAATCGCTGTCAAG CCTTGTTATTATGGGAAACAATACTGAATTTGAGAAGGCAGTGCTCTGGCTTTCCGAAAATCTAAAATTTGACGTTGACGCACGCATAAATCTTTTTGAG TGCAACATAAGAGTTCTAGGAGGACTTGTCTCTGCTCATTTACTTGCATCTGATTCTTCAAAGAAGTTGTTTCAAGGGACTTACAATAATCAGCTCCTATTTCTGGCTGAAGATTTAGGGAAACGCTTTCTACCGGCATTCGATACGCCCACTGGATTGCCATATGCGTGGATTAACTTAAAG TATGGAGTAATGGAGAATGAGACTACAGAAACAAGCACTTCAGGATGTG GTTCACTGATTCTTGAAATGGGTGCTTTATCAAAAGTGACCGGTGACCCTAGGTATGAATCTGCAGCTTTGCGAGCCCTTCGTAAGCTATGGAGCATGCAGAGTTCATTACGTTTATTTGGAACCACATTAGATGTGGAAACTGGGGAATGGATTGAATTTTCATCAGGTATTGGAGCAG GGGTTGATTCCTTTTATGAGTATCTACTTAAAGCTCATATCCTATTCGGGAAGGAGGACTTTTGGAGAATGTTTAATTCTGCTTATGTTGCTGTGCAGAAATATTTCAGACATGGTCCTTG GTATCATGAAGCTGATATGAGAACAGGAAAAGCAACTTACTGGCAGCTTACAAGTCTTCAAGCATTTTGGCCTGGTCTACAG GTTCTTATTGGGGATATCACAGCCGCCAATTCATCTCACCGTGAGTTCTTCCATGTGTGGAAGAGATTTGGTGTGCTACCTGAGCG GTATTTGCTGGACCACCGGATGATTCACCCTACTGAAAAATATTATCCGTTACGTCCTGAACTCGCCGAGTCAACATTCTATTTATATCAAGCAACTAAAG ATCCATGGTATATTGAAGTGGGTGAAACAATAGTTAATTCCCTTAATCTATACACCAAAGTAGAAGGTGGTTTTGCAAGCGTCAAGGATGTGACAACTATGCAGTTGGAAGATCATCAACATAGTTTTTTTCTTGCTGAAAC GTGCAAATATTTATATCTCCTATTTGATGATTCGTTTGTACATGAGACTAACTATGTATTTACCACCGAAGGGCATCCCCTTCCTGTACTAAACGCATGGCATGAGAAGCTTCCAGAAACTTATATTCCTACTAATTGGACTTTCATGAag AGACAACCAGCAGCGAGTCGAATCAGTTCAATGTCTTTGCAAGTTTGCCCTGCCATCACATTGAAATCAGGCCAACACATTGAGAGTGCATGCCACATCCCTGATGCGCGTAGTGATTATAGATGTTTGACTGACGAAGATTGTGGAGTCGATTCCACGACATGTACACGAAGATCTTGTAGCATGGCTGGTTATTGTGGATTATGGATCTTTTAA
- the LOC112695819 gene encoding alpha-mannosidase I MNS5 isoform X3: protein MIVLVLQHDELKPLSKTYTDSLSELGNLKLEHLPQDYNGSALTLIESLSSLVIMGNNTEFEKAVLWLSENLKFDVDARINLFECNIRVLGGLVSAHLLASDSSKKLFQGTYNNQLLFLAEDLGKRFLPAFDTPTGLPYAWINLKYGVMENETTETSTSGCGSLILEMGALSKVTGDPRYESAALRALRKLWSMQSSLRLFGTTLDVETGEWIEFSSGIGAGVDSFYEYLLKAHILFGKEDFWRMFNSAYVAVQKYFRHGPWYHEADMRTGKATYWQLTSLQAFWPGLQVLIGDITAANSSHREFFHVWKRFGVLPERYLLDHRMIHPTEKYYPLRPELAESTFYLYQATKDPWYIEVGETIVNSLNLYTKVEGGFASVKDVTTMQLEDHQHSFFLAETCKYLYLLFDDSFVHETNYVFTTEGHPLPVLNAWHEKLPETYIPTNWTFMKRQPAASRISSMSLQVCPAITLKSGQHIESACHIPDARSDYRCLTDEDCGVDSTTCTRRSCSMAGYCGLWIF, encoded by the exons ATGATTGTTCTAGTTTTGCAGCATGATGAGCTAAAGCCACTCTCCAAAACGTACACTGACTCCTTAAGTGAGCTAGGAAATTTGAAG CTTGAACATTTACCTCAAGACTACAATGGATCTGCCCTTACACTTATCGAATCGCTGTCAAG CCTTGTTATTATGGGAAACAATACTGAATTTGAGAAGGCAGTGCTCTGGCTTTCCGAAAATCTAAAATTTGACGTTGACGCACGCATAAATCTTTTTGAG TGCAACATAAGAGTTCTAGGAGGACTTGTCTCTGCTCATTTACTTGCATCTGATTCTTCAAAGAAGTTGTTTCAAGGGACTTACAATAATCAGCTCCTATTTCTGGCTGAAGATTTAGGGAAACGCTTTCTACCGGCATTCGATACGCCCACTGGATTGCCATATGCGTGGATTAACTTAAAG TATGGAGTAATGGAGAATGAGACTACAGAAACAAGCACTTCAGGATGTG GTTCACTGATTCTTGAAATGGGTGCTTTATCAAAAGTGACCGGTGACCCTAGGTATGAATCTGCAGCTTTGCGAGCCCTTCGTAAGCTATGGAGCATGCAGAGTTCATTACGTTTATTTGGAACCACATTAGATGTGGAAACTGGGGAATGGATTGAATTTTCATCAGGTATTGGAGCAG GGGTTGATTCCTTTTATGAGTATCTACTTAAAGCTCATATCCTATTCGGGAAGGAGGACTTTTGGAGAATGTTTAATTCTGCTTATGTTGCTGTGCAGAAATATTTCAGACATGGTCCTTG GTATCATGAAGCTGATATGAGAACAGGAAAAGCAACTTACTGGCAGCTTACAAGTCTTCAAGCATTTTGGCCTGGTCTACAG GTTCTTATTGGGGATATCACAGCCGCCAATTCATCTCACCGTGAGTTCTTCCATGTGTGGAAGAGATTTGGTGTGCTACCTGAGCG GTATTTGCTGGACCACCGGATGATTCACCCTACTGAAAAATATTATCCGTTACGTCCTGAACTCGCCGAGTCAACATTCTATTTATATCAAGCAACTAAAG ATCCATGGTATATTGAAGTGGGTGAAACAATAGTTAATTCCCTTAATCTATACACCAAAGTAGAAGGTGGTTTTGCAAGCGTCAAGGATGTGACAACTATGCAGTTGGAAGATCATCAACATAGTTTTTTTCTTGCTGAAAC GTGCAAATATTTATATCTCCTATTTGATGATTCGTTTGTACATGAGACTAACTATGTATTTACCACCGAAGGGCATCCCCTTCCTGTACTAAACGCATGGCATGAGAAGCTTCCAGAAACTTATATTCCTACTAATTGGACTTTCATGAag AGACAACCAGCAGCGAGTCGAATCAGTTCAATGTCTTTGCAAGTTTGCCCTGCCATCACATTGAAATCAGGCCAACACATTGAGAGTGCATGCCACATCCCTGATGCGCGTAGTGATTATAGATGTTTGACTGACGAAGATTGTGGAGTCGATTCCACGACATGTACACGAAGATCTTGTAGCATGGCTGGTTATTGTGGATTATGGATCTTTTAA
- the LOC112695819 gene encoding alpha-mannosidase I MNS5 isoform X4, which produces MTYAFPHDELKPLSKTYTDSLSELGNLKLEHLPQDYNGSALTLIESLSSLVIMGNNTEFEKAVLWLSENLKFDVDARINLFECNIRVLGGLVSAHLLASDSSKKLFQGTYNNQLLFLAEDLGKRFLPAFDTPTGLPYAWINLKYGVMENETTETSTSGCGSLILEMGALSKVTGDPRYESAALRALRKLWSMQSSLRLFGTTLDVETGEWIEFSSGIGAGVDSFYEYLLKAHILFGKEDFWRMFNSAYVAVQKYFRHGPWYHEADMRTGKATYWQLTSLQAFWPGLQVLIGDITAANSSHREFFHVWKRFGVLPERYLLDHRMIHPTEKYYPLRPELAESTFYLYQATKDPWYIEVGETIVNSLNLYTKVEGGFASVKDVTTMQLEDHQHSFFLAETCKYLYLLFDDSFVHETNYVFTTEGHPLPVLNAWHEKLPETYIPTNWTFMKRQPAASRISSMSLQVCPAITLKSGQHIESACHIPDARSDYRCLTDEDCGVDSTTCTRRSCSMAGYCGLWIF; this is translated from the exons ATGACTTATGCATTTCCG CATGATGAGCTAAAGCCACTCTCCAAAACGTACACTGACTCCTTAAGTGAGCTAGGAAATTTGAAG CTTGAACATTTACCTCAAGACTACAATGGATCTGCCCTTACACTTATCGAATCGCTGTCAAG CCTTGTTATTATGGGAAACAATACTGAATTTGAGAAGGCAGTGCTCTGGCTTTCCGAAAATCTAAAATTTGACGTTGACGCACGCATAAATCTTTTTGAG TGCAACATAAGAGTTCTAGGAGGACTTGTCTCTGCTCATTTACTTGCATCTGATTCTTCAAAGAAGTTGTTTCAAGGGACTTACAATAATCAGCTCCTATTTCTGGCTGAAGATTTAGGGAAACGCTTTCTACCGGCATTCGATACGCCCACTGGATTGCCATATGCGTGGATTAACTTAAAG TATGGAGTAATGGAGAATGAGACTACAGAAACAAGCACTTCAGGATGTG GTTCACTGATTCTTGAAATGGGTGCTTTATCAAAAGTGACCGGTGACCCTAGGTATGAATCTGCAGCTTTGCGAGCCCTTCGTAAGCTATGGAGCATGCAGAGTTCATTACGTTTATTTGGAACCACATTAGATGTGGAAACTGGGGAATGGATTGAATTTTCATCAGGTATTGGAGCAG GGGTTGATTCCTTTTATGAGTATCTACTTAAAGCTCATATCCTATTCGGGAAGGAGGACTTTTGGAGAATGTTTAATTCTGCTTATGTTGCTGTGCAGAAATATTTCAGACATGGTCCTTG GTATCATGAAGCTGATATGAGAACAGGAAAAGCAACTTACTGGCAGCTTACAAGTCTTCAAGCATTTTGGCCTGGTCTACAG GTTCTTATTGGGGATATCACAGCCGCCAATTCATCTCACCGTGAGTTCTTCCATGTGTGGAAGAGATTTGGTGTGCTACCTGAGCG GTATTTGCTGGACCACCGGATGATTCACCCTACTGAAAAATATTATCCGTTACGTCCTGAACTCGCCGAGTCAACATTCTATTTATATCAAGCAACTAAAG ATCCATGGTATATTGAAGTGGGTGAAACAATAGTTAATTCCCTTAATCTATACACCAAAGTAGAAGGTGGTTTTGCAAGCGTCAAGGATGTGACAACTATGCAGTTGGAAGATCATCAACATAGTTTTTTTCTTGCTGAAAC GTGCAAATATTTATATCTCCTATTTGATGATTCGTTTGTACATGAGACTAACTATGTATTTACCACCGAAGGGCATCCCCTTCCTGTACTAAACGCATGGCATGAGAAGCTTCCAGAAACTTATATTCCTACTAATTGGACTTTCATGAag AGACAACCAGCAGCGAGTCGAATCAGTTCAATGTCTTTGCAAGTTTGCCCTGCCATCACATTGAAATCAGGCCAACACATTGAGAGTGCATGCCACATCCCTGATGCGCGTAGTGATTATAGATGTTTGACTGACGAAGATTGTGGAGTCGATTCCACGACATGTACACGAAGATCTTGTAGCATGGCTGGTTATTGTGGATTATGGATCTTTTAA